A single window of Sporomusaceae bacterium DNA harbors:
- a CDS encoding respiratory nitrate reductase subunit gamma, translating to MGDTLSWLIAGPFMYLAVIVFVAATLKKVITIASMPRHLRWDLYPIAHEGPAGSAFQKVEFWKQPRHISLAHELAEMAEEILLLKRTFLYNRKMWNFSYPMHAGFYLIIGWIGLVKFGAIMELIGGLKISGASTVFWAQALNVVTVIAGAVGLVLGLYGCLGLLWMRYTDEDLKDYSSPITFLNLYLLIALFGIGLAAWLIEDPSFVLARGYAVSLYTFKPITLPPMMTLEVLLFGIFLIYLPFSRMLHFAAKYFFYHNIMWDDEPLVAGGSLEKMIGGYLHYKAQWAAPHLKSGDSWLEQATANPAKPKEDGK from the coding sequence ATGGGTGACACATTAAGCTGGCTGATCGCCGGTCCCTTCATGTACCTGGCTGTCATCGTTTTTGTCGCCGCTACCCTGAAGAAGGTTATCACAATTGCTTCTATGCCCCGTCACCTGCGGTGGGATCTTTACCCGATCGCCCACGAGGGGCCGGCAGGCTCGGCTTTCCAAAAGGTCGAGTTCTGGAAACAGCCCCGTCACATTAGCCTTGCCCACGAGCTGGCCGAAATGGCCGAAGAGATTCTCCTCCTCAAGCGTACTTTTCTCTATAACCGTAAGATGTGGAACTTCTCCTACCCCATGCATGCCGGCTTCTATCTCATCATCGGCTGGATAGGCCTCGTGAAATTCGGCGCCATCATGGAGCTGATCGGCGGCCTGAAGATTTCCGGCGCATCGACGGTCTTTTGGGCTCAGGCTTTGAACGTAGTTACGGTCATCGCCGGAGCGGTAGGTCTCGTCCTTGGTCTTTACGGCTGCCTGGGGCTGCTGTGGATGCGTTACACCGACGAAGATCTCAAAGACTATTCATCGCCGATTACCTTCCTCAACCTCTACCTGCTTATCGCTCTGTTCGGCATCGGGCTGGCCGCTTGGCTGATCGAAGACCCCTCTTTTGTCCTCGCCAGGGGCTACGCCGTTTCGCTGTACACCTTCAAACCGATAACCCTGCCTCCTATGATGACGCTTGAAGTACTGCTGTTCGGCATCTTCCTCATCTACCTGCCCTTCAGCCGCATGCTGCACTTCGCCGCCAAATATTTCTTCTATCACAACATCATGTGGGACGACGAGCCGCTCGTCGCTGGCGGCAGCCTCGAGAAAATGATCGGCGGCTATCTGCACTACAAAGCTCAGTGGGCGGCTCCTCACCTGAAATCCGGAGACTCCTGGCTGGAGCAGGCGACGGCCAATCCAGCCAAGCCGAAGGAGGATGGGAAGTAA
- a CDS encoding (Fe-S)-binding protein yields MKHKVSHKDIAKQAEILCPLAVTDLDKVPGYEEKPFKPVKPDWKEKYDFSLDGFSALALTPPATKEAEEELVNKFLRGLEKLFSQESNWTFMQPTSLSTDYCVRCNTCNEACPIYVESGRQDIYRPNYRSELLRKIYQRYFTTEGRLLGGFVGADVELNWRTIYRLAELTYRCTICRRCAATCPVGVDNALMNRELRKLFSQELGIAAEGVHKSGSMRHLQTGSSTGMTPAAFLDTIEFIEDDIEERIGRRIKIPIDKKGADILLIHNAGEYVSWPENPAAFAILLDAAGIDWTLSSESMGYEGVNYGTWYDDFQFARVAVAQVQAAKKLGVRRIVVGECGHATKAIVEIADRVCVGDLAIPREGCLPLLEQIVTSGAIKFDPSKNNFPITLHDPCNMVRLMGIVSPQRNVLKAITPPGCFREMPNAGVMNYCCGGGSGFAVMNSLNFPEWRNNVASRMKANQVLEAFKDCLDPSIPKYYCAPCSNCKGAARDSLMEHYGFRDKYNIIYGGLVELMVNAMVDVEKPFISWEDEF; encoded by the coding sequence ATGAAACATAAAGTCAGTCACAAAGATATCGCCAAACAGGCCGAAATTTTATGCCCGCTGGCCGTTACCGACCTGGACAAGGTTCCCGGCTACGAGGAAAAGCCTTTTAAACCCGTAAAGCCGGACTGGAAAGAGAAATACGACTTTTCCCTCGACGGCTTCTCGGCTCTCGCTCTAACCCCGCCGGCCACCAAAGAGGCGGAGGAAGAACTCGTCAACAAGTTCCTCCGCGGCCTGGAAAAACTGTTTTCCCAAGAAAGCAACTGGACGTTCATGCAGCCGACCTCGCTCAGCACCGACTACTGCGTGCGCTGCAACACTTGCAACGAGGCGTGCCCCATTTACGTCGAGAGCGGCCGCCAGGACATTTACCGCCCAAACTACCGCTCCGAACTGCTGCGTAAAATCTACCAGCGTTATTTCACAACCGAGGGCCGCCTGCTCGGCGGCTTCGTCGGCGCCGACGTCGAACTCAACTGGCGGACCATTTACCGCCTTGCCGAACTGACCTACCGCTGCACCATCTGCCGCCGCTGCGCCGCCACCTGCCCGGTAGGGGTCGATAACGCTCTGATGAACCGCGAATTAAGGAAACTGTTCAGCCAGGAACTCGGTATCGCCGCCGAGGGCGTGCATAAGAGCGGCTCGATGCGCCACCTGCAAACCGGCTCCTCGACCGGCATGACGCCGGCCGCCTTCCTCGACACCATCGAGTTCATCGAAGACGACATCGAAGAGAGAATCGGCAGAAGGATAAAAATTCCCATCGACAAGAAGGGGGCCGACATCCTTCTCATCCATAATGCCGGCGAATACGTATCCTGGCCGGAGAACCCGGCCGCCTTCGCCATCCTCCTCGACGCCGCCGGCATAGACTGGACGCTGTCGAGCGAATCGATGGGTTACGAAGGGGTAAACTACGGCACCTGGTACGACGATTTCCAGTTTGCCCGCGTGGCTGTTGCCCAGGTCCAGGCCGCGAAGAAACTGGGCGTGCGGCGGATCGTCGTCGGCGAATGCGGTCATGCCACCAAGGCGATCGTCGAAATCGCCGACCGGGTGTGCGTGGGCGATCTGGCCATCCCCCGCGAGGGTTGCCTGCCGCTCTTGGAGCAGATCGTCACCAGCGGGGCGATCAAGTTCGACCCCAGCAAGAACAACTTCCCGATTACCCTCCACGACCCCTGCAACATGGTCCGCCTGATGGGCATCGTTTCGCCGCAACGCAACGTCCTCAAGGCCATTACTCCGCCCGGTTGCTTCCGTGAAATGCCCAACGCCGGCGTAATGAATTATTGCTGCGGCGGCGGCAGCGGTTTCGCCGTGATGAATTCGCTGAACTTCCCGGAGTGGCGGAACAATGTGGCGTCACGCATGAAGGCTAATCAGGTGCTGGAGGCGTTCAAGGACTGCCTCGACCCCTCCATCCCCAAATATTACTGCGCCCCTTGCTCCAACTGCAAGGGCGCTGCCCGCGACTCGCTAATGGAGCACTACGGCTTCCGCGACAAGTACAACATCATCTACGGCGGCCTTGTCGAACTGATGGTGAACGCGATGGTCGATGTAGAGAAGCCATTCATATCTTGGGAAGACGAATTCTAA
- a CDS encoding GerAB/ArcD/ProY family transporter, translated as MSYQPGLMGVAEGIGLTFVIMLPRVFLTSPAITISTLQNLSWAAPLLNWAIALAMFYLLARVTGRFKDDLYGVSERLLGKAGAWAFAFFYFALFILDAASLLRQFAENTLLSALPATEFRVIIFWYISFAAILVFFGIEGIARTAYLVMPFIVGGVLAVILLLAPFYDIYRLLPWQGAGIGTAVGRGLTLAGLNFGVLLLLILAPSFQKPATLKTAAFYGGGVSAALRTLVIFFFLLAFGVAEGMEKTLPFFEMSRLVYLSRYVQRIESLFIVIWVIVGLLAIAIDIFIALCLIARPLGLPSLRPLVPMVALIVVNLAVIPPDLNAVVEADNRLIMLLSAGVYGGPLLLSAVAYFKGRKKRSWFA; from the coding sequence ATGAGCTATCAGCCTGGTCTGATGGGCGTCGCCGAAGGCATCGGCCTGACTTTCGTGATAATGCTGCCGCGGGTTTTTCTGACGTCGCCGGCAATCACCATTTCTACCTTGCAGAATCTTTCGTGGGCCGCTCCCCTGCTCAATTGGGCAATCGCTCTGGCCATGTTCTATCTGCTTGCCCGTGTGACAGGCCGCTTTAAAGATGACCTGTACGGCGTCAGCGAGCGCCTGCTTGGAAAGGCCGGGGCATGGGCGTTTGCTTTTTTCTACTTTGCCTTGTTCATCCTTGACGCCGCGTCGCTGCTGCGGCAATTCGCCGAAAACACCCTCCTGAGCGCCCTTCCGGCCACCGAATTCCGGGTGATAATATTCTGGTACATCAGCTTCGCCGCCATTTTGGTTTTTTTCGGCATCGAGGGCATAGCCCGCACCGCTTATCTTGTGATGCCCTTTATCGTTGGCGGCGTGCTGGCCGTCATCCTGCTGCTCGCGCCGTTTTACGACATCTACCGCCTGCTTCCGTGGCAGGGGGCGGGGATCGGGACGGCCGTGGGGCGTGGTCTGACGCTGGCCGGTCTCAATTTCGGCGTTTTGTTGCTGCTTATTCTGGCGCCGAGCTTCCAGAAGCCGGCGACGCTTAAGACGGCAGCTTTCTACGGCGGCGGCGTCAGCGCCGCGCTACGCACGCTGGTCATCTTTTTCTTTCTGCTTGCGTTCGGGGTGGCGGAGGGAATGGAGAAGACGCTGCCCTTCTTCGAGATGTCGCGGCTCGTCTACCTCAGCCGCTATGTGCAGCGCATCGAGTCACTCTTTATTGTCATCTGGGTAATTGTCGGCCTGCTGGCAATCGCTATCGATATCTTCATTGCGCTCTGCCTTATCGCCCGGCCGCTTGGGCTGCCAAGTCTCCGGCCGCTCGTGCCTATGGTGGCCCTGATCGTCGTTAACCTGGCCGTCATTCCCCCTGACCTCAACGCGGTAGTAGAAGCGGACAACCGTCTTATCATGCTGCTCAGCGCCGGGGTTTACGGCGGGCCGTTGCTGCTGTCGGCCGTCGCCTACTTCAAGGGGAGGAAGAAAAGATCATGGTTCGCGTAA
- a CDS encoding EVE domain-containing protein, with protein MSFWLMKTEPDEFCYDDLVRLGRDRWNGVRNFRALANMRQMAAGDLVFIYHTGKEKAIVGVAEIVAPAYPDPAGDDARFVVVDVAPRYRLQRPVTLREVKSDPAFADWELARLPRLSVMPVPPEHWQHILNMAQERI; from the coding sequence GTGTCCTTCTGGCTGATGAAAACCGAACCCGACGAATTCTGCTACGACGATCTGGTCCGCCTGGGGCGCGACCGCTGGAACGGGGTGCGCAACTTCCGCGCCCTCGCCAACATGCGGCAGATGGCGGCCGGCGATCTTGTCTTCATCTATCACACCGGAAAAGAAAAGGCCATCGTCGGCGTCGCCGAGATTGTCGCGCCCGCGTACCCCGACCCGGCCGGCGACGACGCGCGCTTCGTGGTCGTGGATGTTGCCCCGCGTTACCGCCTCCAACGGCCGGTTACGCTGCGAGAGGTCAAGAGCGACCCGGCCTTCGCCGACTGGGAACTGGCGCGCCTCCCCCGCCTGTCGGTGATGCCCGTGCCGCCGGAGCACTGGCAGCATATTCTCAACATGGCGCAGGAAAGAATCTGA
- a CDS encoding hydroxyacid dehydrogenase, with the protein MNIIVTERIAEVGIYYLRENGFSVEACLGISQSELLKVIHRYDGLIVRSVTRVDEELLARAKKLKIVGRAGNGLDNIDLPACTMRGIPVVNTPAANAMSTAELAVGLIFAAFRNIPQAYRAGKAKDFRRVVYFGHELHGKTAGIVGLGRIGSLVATKLKALGLKVIAYDPYIEEARFEELEAEKCATLAALLRRADVITVHVPKKPETTDLIGAPELDLCKPGVRIISTSRAGIVNERALHAALRSAHVAAAGLDILDPEPDFEAAPGEQDYHHPLLELDNAIITPHMGGSTEEAEHTISMTLARLVTRAFTGQPLTAANNITGLPTGR; encoded by the coding sequence GTGAACATCATCGTGACGGAGAGAATTGCCGAAGTCGGCATATACTACCTCAGAGAAAACGGATTTTCCGTCGAGGCTTGCCTCGGTATATCCCAGAGCGAACTTCTAAAGGTCATCCACCGCTACGACGGCCTGATTGTCCGTAGTGTCACCCGGGTGGACGAAGAGCTCCTCGCCAGAGCAAAAAAGCTGAAAATCGTCGGAAGGGCGGGAAACGGCCTTGACAATATCGACCTGCCGGCCTGTACCATGCGTGGCATCCCGGTTGTCAATACCCCGGCCGCCAACGCCATGTCAACAGCCGAACTTGCCGTCGGCCTCATATTTGCCGCCTTCCGCAATATTCCCCAGGCTTACCGCGCCGGGAAAGCCAAGGATTTCCGCCGTGTCGTTTATTTCGGCCATGAGCTGCACGGCAAAACTGCCGGCATCGTAGGCCTTGGCCGCATCGGTTCCTTGGTGGCGACAAAACTTAAAGCTCTGGGTCTTAAGGTTATCGCCTATGATCCGTATATTGAAGAAGCCCGCTTCGAAGAACTGGAGGCGGAAAAATGCGCCACCCTGGCAGCTCTTCTTCGCCGGGCCGACGTTATCACCGTCCACGTCCCCAAGAAGCCGGAAACTACGGACCTCATCGGCGCCCCGGAGCTTGATCTCTGCAAGCCGGGGGTGCGGATCATCAGCACCTCCCGCGCCGGCATCGTCAACGAGCGGGCGCTCCATGCAGCCCTGCGCAGCGCCCACGTCGCCGCCGCCGGGCTCGACATCCTCGACCCCGAGCCGGACTTCGAGGCCGCCCCCGGCGAACAGGACTACCATCACCCCCTCCTGGAACTCGACAACGCCATCATCACCCCGCATATGGGAGGGTCGACCGAAGAAGCTGAGCACACCATCAGTATGACCCTCGCCCGTTTGGTGACAAGAGCCTTTACAGGCCAACCCCTAACCGCGGCCAACAATATAACCGGCCTGCCGACAGGCCGCTAA
- a CDS encoding YitT family protein: MQLTAKEEWRREAMRYMFTGVGGLICGVAINAFFVPHFLLSGGIAGIAMILHYLSDWPIGLMIAVFNIPLFYAAYRFMDRAYFLCALYGLVIFTVAIDATNFLTARPAVDDTLLAAIFGGLVSGVGSGIVFRVNGSLGGSDIIVVLVKKYFAFNAGHVMLAINAVLMTVAAFLFGAKPAMFTLVSMYVSAMTVDKVIAGFNTKKTVLIISECSDEIAAAIMNEVGRGVTFIKGQGAFTREDKRVVFVVVSLTQMAKIKPIVDAIDSHALMIVQDAVEVLGHGFSLPKYRNSDGIDNQD; this comes from the coding sequence ATGCAATTAACTGCAAAGGAAGAATGGCGCCGCGAGGCTATGCGGTATATGTTTACCGGCGTCGGCGGACTCATTTGCGGCGTCGCCATCAACGCTTTTTTCGTGCCGCATTTCCTGCTGAGCGGGGGCATTGCCGGTATCGCAATGATCCTCCATTATCTGTCTGACTGGCCGATCGGCCTGATGATCGCAGTTTTCAACATCCCCCTCTTCTACGCCGCATATCGCTTCATGGACCGGGCGTATTTTCTGTGCGCCCTCTACGGTCTGGTAATATTCACCGTTGCCATCGACGCCACCAATTTTCTCACCGCCAGACCGGCGGTCGACGATACGCTGCTGGCCGCCATTTTCGGCGGCCTCGTGTCGGGCGTCGGCTCGGGGATCGTCTTCCGCGTCAACGGCAGCCTGGGTGGCTCGGATATCATCGTGGTACTGGTGAAGAAGTATTTCGCCTTCAACGCCGGCCACGTAATGCTCGCCATCAACGCCGTCCTGATGACGGTCGCCGCTTTCCTGTTCGGCGCCAAGCCGGCGATGTTTACGCTGGTTTCGATGTATGTCAGCGCGATGACGGTCGACAAAGTAATCGCCGGTTTCAATACCAAAAAGACCGTTTTGATTATTTCCGAATGCAGCGACGAGATCGCCGCGGCGATTATGAACGAAGTCGGGCGGGGAGTAACGTTCATCAAGGGCCAGGGGGCCTTCACCCGCGAGGACAAGAGAGTGGTTTTCGTGGTGGTTTCACTGACCCAGATGGCCAAAATAAAACCGATCGTCGACGCCATCGATTCGCACGCCCTGATGATCGTGCAGGATGCGGTGGAAGTCCTCGGCCACGGATTCAGCTTACCGAAATATCGGAACAGCGACGGAATAGACAACCAAGATTAG
- a CDS encoding spore germination protein: MEDNSLFKIGRLLRRLFVYRPPAEPSRFVLGEGFDDGREDGAKTEDGLQSAGGELEALIRFGRRLEITIVKTKAALEAGEWADKGGVLAAECAALEEQWTALRPILLSYDTYADNMAERPVSTSLEENRKIIEVLYSLPANKDVVLRHITLGTEPPLKATLVFLEGLTNGNFITLGILQPLMLLAGGRRQTGGEGLLKQISEELLPGTQVKQAGTFREVQSGVNSGDTVIFFDGASEALLVETKGWEHRGVGRPMTEQSIRGSQAAFSENLRVNTGLVRSMLRATDLVTELIPIGARTRMNCAVMYLESVASPKLVAEVKRRISKVDSDYLNDSGHLEQFIEDRFVLPLPQSLSTERPDRVAAHLAEGRVAIIVEGSPFALVAPALFFTFFHSGEDFSLQPAAANFLRFLRLFGTLLSTVLPGLYIALTYFHQEALPTELALAIAAAREEVPFPAWFEIFMMEVSFELIREAGVRIPGVLGSTIGIVGAIILGQAAVAARIVSPIIVILVAITGLASSIIPEFRMAFFARLSRFGLLLASVAMGLVGLASGLLVMTVALCSMKSFGVPYMVPIAPRTVAGLDVVTRGAVWRRERRPDPLNPLDPSRQAQPSRVWEQEQPEREGER; the protein is encoded by the coding sequence GTGGAAGACAATTCGCTGTTCAAGATAGGCAGGCTGCTCAGGCGGCTGTTCGTTTACCGGCCGCCGGCCGAGCCCAGCCGTTTCGTGCTGGGGGAAGGATTCGACGACGGGCGGGAAGACGGCGCGAAGACAGAAGACGGCCTGCAGAGCGCTGGCGGGGAACTTGAGGCCCTCATCCGTTTCGGCCGGAGGCTGGAAATAACCATCGTTAAGACCAAGGCGGCGCTGGAAGCCGGGGAGTGGGCGGATAAAGGCGGGGTTCTTGCAGCCGAATGCGCGGCGCTGGAAGAGCAGTGGACAGCGCTGCGTCCCATCCTGTTGTCATACGATACCTACGCCGATAACATGGCGGAACGTCCGGTCAGCACCAGCCTGGAGGAGAACCGGAAAATTATCGAGGTGCTATACAGCCTGCCGGCAAATAAAGATGTCGTGCTGCGCCACATAACGCTGGGCACCGAGCCGCCCCTCAAGGCGACTCTCGTCTTTCTTGAGGGGCTGACCAATGGCAACTTCATCACGTTGGGCATTCTCCAGCCATTGATGTTGCTGGCCGGCGGCCGGCGTCAGACGGGCGGCGAGGGCCTGCTCAAACAGATAAGCGAGGAGCTTCTCCCCGGTACCCAGGTCAAGCAGGCCGGGACCTTCCGCGAGGTTCAGTCCGGAGTTAACAGCGGCGACACGGTCATCTTCTTCGACGGCGCATCAGAAGCGTTGCTGGTCGAAACCAAAGGCTGGGAGCACCGCGGTGTAGGCAGGCCGATGACCGAACAGAGCATTCGCGGCTCGCAGGCGGCTTTCAGCGAGAATCTGCGGGTGAACACCGGACTGGTGAGGTCGATGCTGCGGGCGACCGACCTCGTCACCGAGCTTATCCCGATAGGGGCCCGCACCAGGATGAACTGCGCGGTGATGTACCTGGAGTCGGTGGCCAGCCCGAAGCTCGTTGCCGAAGTAAAACGGCGCATAAGCAAGGTTGACAGCGACTACCTCAACGACTCTGGGCACCTCGAGCAGTTTATCGAGGACCGATTCGTCCTGCCGCTGCCGCAGTCCCTCTCCACCGAGCGCCCCGACAGGGTGGCTGCCCATCTGGCCGAGGGCCGGGTGGCGATCATCGTCGAAGGGTCGCCTTTCGCGCTGGTGGCGCCGGCGCTATTTTTCACCTTTTTCCATTCGGGCGAGGACTTCAGCCTTCAGCCGGCGGCGGCCAACTTTCTCCGCTTCCTGCGCCTGTTCGGCACACTGTTGTCGACCGTCCTTCCCGGCCTTTACATCGCCCTCACCTACTTCCACCAGGAGGCGCTGCCGACCGAGCTGGCACTGGCAATTGCGGCCGCCCGTGAAGAAGTGCCCTTCCCGGCCTGGTTCGAAATCTTTATGATGGAGGTTTCCTTCGAACTCATCCGCGAGGCGGGGGTGCGCATACCCGGCGTGCTCGGCTCGACAATCGGCATCGTAGGCGCGATCATCCTCGGCCAGGCGGCGGTGGCGGCCCGGATCGTCAGCCCGATCATCGTTATTCTGGTGGCGATAACCGGCCTGGCGTCCTCGATCATTCCCGAGTTCCGGATGGCCTTTTTCGCCCGCCTCAGCCGGTTCGGGTTATTGCTCGCGTCGGTAGCCATGGGCTTGGTCGGCCTGGCAAGCGGCCTTCTGGTGATGACTGTCGCCCTGTGCAGCATGAAATCGTTCGGCGTGCCCTATATGGTGCCGATAGCTCCCAGGACGGTCGCCGGCCTGGATGTCGTCACGCGCGGTGCGGTGTGGCGGCGGGAACGGCGCCCCGACCCCCTCAATCCCCTCGACCCGAGCCGTCAGGCGCAGCCCAGCCGAGTGTGGGAGCAGGAGCAGCCGGAGCGGGAGGGAGAAAGATGA
- a CDS encoding GlsB/YeaQ/YmgE family stress response membrane protein has protein sequence MAWFLIIGVVAGWVAGQIFRGGGFGLWGDMAVGIVGALVGGFVFGLLGITAYGVIGAIITSTVGALLFLWVLRLFTKPRATASK, from the coding sequence ATAGCATGGTTTCTGATTATCGGCGTCGTCGCCGGCTGGGTGGCCGGCCAGATTTTCCGCGGCGGCGGATTTGGCCTGTGGGGCGATATGGCGGTCGGCATCGTAGGCGCCTTGGTAGGCGGCTTCGTGTTTGGCCTGCTGGGGATAACGGCCTACGGCGTGATCGGCGCCATCATCACCAGCACTGTCGGAGCTTTGCTTTTCCTGTGGGTGCTAAGGCTGTTTACCAAGCCGCGGGCGACAGCCAGCAAGTAG
- a CDS encoding methyl-accepting chemotaxis protein, whose amino-acid sequence MEVAMGIKQKLIVYVIILVAVAVAAATVPAVYFLGKTQEKAYEANAIQGLEGMANILEDYKKLASANALVMAAYPGLSQAIEAKDTGAVIRILGPFAKEAKIDSVTISDDKGVVVARTHDAKTGDSVANQANVQAALKGSVLAAVEPGTVVKLSVRAGAPVKNAEGKIVGVVTPGYTASRDEIVDQVKKMFGVEATFFLGNERVSTTIVKDGKRQIGTKLGEELSAKILGKGERFVGRAEILGVDHFTAYAPIMSPNNKPLGIIFAGQNLSEMYAERNRMLTAIAVAALFALVLGSCFAFMLARGIAGPVQRLAEGVSQVAGGDLTRVVSVESRDEIGTLAAGFNKMVADLRALVTQVSGLAETLAASSQELTASAEQSAQAAGQVAESITEVAAGAGKQLEAVTVTAETVDRMSVGARQVAVDVRTAADLAGKAAHSAGEGGQAVETAVSQMARIEATVNDSAAVVAKLGEQSKEIGQIIDTITGIAGQTNLLALNAAIEAARAGEQGRGFAVVAEEVRQLAEQSQRAAGQIADLIGGIQAETAQAVTAMEKGTREVGEGTKMVSLAGQAFKSIIELVGEVSARSGEVAAVINEFAGDSEQTVKAVGGIKVISQDTMGQTETVSAATEEQSASLEEIASSSRELAKMAGDLQAAVGRFKV is encoded by the coding sequence ATGGAAGTGGCAATGGGAATCAAGCAAAAGCTGATCGTCTATGTCATTATCCTCGTCGCAGTGGCTGTGGCCGCCGCAACCGTGCCGGCAGTATACTTTCTCGGCAAGACACAGGAAAAGGCCTATGAAGCCAACGCCATCCAGGGCCTTGAGGGGATGGCGAACATCCTCGAGGATTATAAGAAACTTGCGAGCGCCAACGCGCTGGTAATGGCCGCGTATCCCGGGCTCAGCCAAGCTATCGAGGCCAAGGACACAGGCGCTGTTATCCGCATATTGGGGCCGTTTGCCAAGGAGGCGAAGATAGACTCGGTCACGATAAGTGATGATAAGGGCGTGGTCGTTGCCCGCACCCACGACGCGAAAACGGGCGACAGTGTCGCCAACCAGGCCAATGTCCAGGCTGCCCTCAAGGGCAGCGTTCTCGCCGCCGTCGAGCCCGGCACGGTAGTCAAGCTGTCCGTCCGCGCCGGTGCGCCGGTGAAAAACGCTGAAGGAAAGATAGTCGGCGTGGTGACGCCCGGCTATACCGCCAGCCGCGACGAGATTGTCGATCAAGTCAAGAAGATGTTCGGGGTGGAAGCAACCTTCTTTCTCGGCAATGAGCGAGTCTCAACCACCATCGTCAAAGACGGCAAGCGACAGATCGGCACAAAGCTCGGCGAAGAGCTCTCCGCCAAAATACTGGGGAAAGGGGAGCGGTTCGTCGGCCGGGCAGAAATCCTCGGTGTCGATCACTTTACCGCCTACGCACCGATTATGAGCCCGAATAATAAACCGCTGGGCATAATCTTCGCCGGCCAAAACCTTTCCGAGATGTACGCTGAACGCAACCGAATGCTGACCGCCATCGCGGTGGCCGCGCTGTTCGCTCTTGTCCTCGGCTCCTGCTTCGCCTTTATGCTGGCCAGGGGTATTGCCGGTCCGGTACAGCGGCTTGCCGAGGGCGTGAGCCAGGTGGCGGGAGGAGATCTGACCCGGGTGGTGTCGGTTGAATCGCGCGACGAGATCGGAACTCTGGCGGCCGGCTTCAACAAAATGGTGGCCGATCTCCGGGCTCTTGTTACCCAAGTCAGCGGCCTGGCCGAAACGCTTGCGGCATCGAGCCAGGAACTGACCGCCAGCGCAGAGCAATCGGCTCAGGCGGCCGGGCAGGTGGCCGAATCGATCACCGAGGTGGCGGCCGGCGCCGGAAAACAACTTGAAGCAGTCACTGTTACCGCCGAAACCGTTGACCGGATGTCGGTAGGCGCACGGCAGGTCGCCGTCGATGTTCGGACGGCGGCGGACCTCGCCGGCAAGGCAGCCCATTCGGCCGGCGAAGGCGGCCAGGCGGTCGAAACGGCAGTTTCCCAGATGGCCCGGATCGAAGCGACGGTCAACGACTCGGCGGCCGTAGTCGCCAAGTTGGGCGAACAGTCCAAGGAGATCGGCCAGATTATCGATACGATCACCGGTATCGCCGGTCAGACCAACCTGCTCGCTCTCAACGCCGCCATCGAGGCTGCCCGGGCGGGCGAACAAGGGCGAGGTTTTGCGGTAGTGGCGGAAGAGGTGCGACAGCTTGCCGAGCAGTCTCAACGAGCTGCTGGCCAAATCGCTGACCTGATCGGCGGAATACAGGCGGAAACCGCCCAGGCGGTGACGGCGATGGAAAAGGGCACCAGAGAGGTCGGCGAGGGTACGAAGATGGTATCTTTGGCCGGACAGGCGTTCAAAAGCATAATCGAGCTTGTGGGCGAAGTATCCGCGCGGTCGGGAGAGGTAGCGGCCGTCATAAACGAATTCGCCGGCGACAGCGAACAAACGGTCAAGGCTGTCGGTGGGATCAAAGTCATCAGCCAGGATACGATGGGCCAGACCGAGACGGTATCGGCAGCCACCGAGGAACAGTCGGCGTCGTTGGAGGAAATCGCCTCGTCCAGCCGGGAGCTGGCCAAAATGGCGGGCGATCTGCAGGCGGCGGTCGGCAGGTTCAAGGTCTAA